A region of Sulfurimonas sp. DNA encodes the following proteins:
- the nuoK gene encoding NADH-quinone oxidoreductase subunit NuoK, producing MMEIGLNHYLVLSTILFSIGLIGVMRRKNLLMLFFASEILLNSVNIAFAAISHFYGDLTGQMFAFFVIAIAASEVAVGLGLLIVWHKRHNNIDLESMSTMRG from the coding sequence ATGATGGAAATAGGACTAAATCACTATCTTGTACTTTCTACAATTTTATTTTCTATTGGTTTAATAGGTGTAATGAGAAGAAAGAACCTTTTAATGTTGTTTTTCGCATCAGAGATATTACTAAACTCTGTAAATATTGCTTTTGCTGCGATTTCACATTTTTATGGTGACTTAACTGGACAAATGTTTGCATTTTTTGTGATTGCAATTGCTGCTAGTGAAGTCGCTGTAGGACTTGGTCTATTAATTGTTTGGCATAAACGACATAACAATATTGACCTAGAGTCAATGTCAACGATGAGAGGGTAG
- a CDS encoding NADH-quinone oxidoreductase subunit J: protein MFEAIAFYLFAFLTITMFYITVTTSQALYALTALAAGMIFISAFFFILGADFLGAVQIVVYSGAVMALYAFGMMFFDTTRELKEKQGNKYLITGLSTLAAILVVLIFAAPIVGDNIKALYPMVEGAGNTQEIGLVLFTKYLVPFEVAAVMLLVAMISGIVLAGKKMDLSLTLMSDAEIKDLKKEKNKKVLL from the coding sequence ATGTTTGAAGCGATTGCTTTTTATTTGTTTGCTTTTTTAACTATAACGATGTTTTACATTACGGTAACAACATCACAGGCACTATATGCTTTAACAGCATTAGCAGCAGGAATGATTTTTATATCAGCATTTTTCTTTATATTAGGTGCTGATTTTTTAGGTGCGGTGCAGATTGTTGTTTATTCAGGTGCTGTTATGGCTCTTTATGCATTTGGGATGATGTTTTTTGATACTACGAGAGAGTTAAAAGAGAAACAAGGAAATAAATACTTAATTACAGGCTTATCTACTTTAGCCGCAATTTTAGTGGTTTTAATTTTTGCTGCTCCTATAGTGGGCGATAATATTAAGGCTCTTTATCCAATGGTTGAAGGTGCTGGTAATACGCAAGAGATAGGTTTAGTACTTTTTACAAAGTATCTTGTTCCTTTTGAAGTTGCTGCTGTAATGTTACTTGTTGCAATGATATCAGGTATTGTTTTAGCTGGTAAGAAAATGGATCTTTCTTTGACTCTAATGAGCGATGCTGAAATAAAAGACTTAAAAAAAGAAAAAAATAAAAAGGTACTTTTATGA
- the nuoI gene encoding NADH-quinone oxidoreductase subunit NuoI yields the protein MKNEQFNNREISNEYFMVDIEDYPTEPWEKFKRVIKRSFRLELFVGLGVVMRELIWFKKHTISYPQEQMPIGPRYRAIHEMKRLWESDAERCIGCGLCEKICISNCIKIDTKIDKNSRKEVTDYTINLGRCIFCGYCAEVCPELAITHGGRYENASDQREHYVDFADMLTPLDVMTAGTQQEFEGFGAITPHEDERVKKTPLAY from the coding sequence ATGAAAAACGAACAATTTAACAATAGAGAAATTTCTAACGAATACTTTATGGTAGATATTGAGGATTACCCAACAGAACCTTGGGAAAAATTTAAGCGAGTTATAAAAAGAAGTTTTAGACTTGAACTTTTTGTTGGTCTTGGTGTTGTTATGAGAGAGCTAATATGGTTTAAAAAACATACAATTAGTTACCCCCAAGAACAGATGCCAATCGGTCCAAGATATAGAGCTATCCATGAAATGAAAAGATTATGGGAGTCAGATGCTGAAAGATGTATTGGTTGTGGACTTTGTGAAAAAATTTGTATATCAAACTGTATTAAAATAGATACAAAGATAGATAAAAACTCTCGTAAAGAAGTGACTGACTACACTATAAACTTAGGGCGTTGTATCTTTTGTGGATATTGTGCAGAAGTTTGTCCAGAGTTAGCTATTACTCATGGTGGTAGATACGAAAATGCAAGTGATCAAAGAGAACATTATGTGGATTTTGCAGATATGCTAACACCACTTGATGTAATGACAGCGGGTACTCAACAAGAGTTTGAAGGTTTTGGTGCAATTACACCACATGAAGATGAGCGTGTTAAAAAAACACCTCTAGCTTATTAA
- the nuoH gene encoding NADH-quinone oxidoreductase subunit NuoH — translation METAYLIETVIKIVVVLLVFSALAGIGTYFERKILAFMQRRLGPMNVGPYGLLQVAADGVKLFTKEDIIPTNVVAPIFKIAPVITAATAFMAAAAIPFLPSFTIFGYEVHPIVADINIGILYILGIMGVGLYGPLLGGMASANKFALLSAARGAAVFISYEVVTGLSILAPIMLVGSLSLIDFNEYQAGGITDWIIWTQPVAFILFWIAAFAETGRTPFHLIANDHEIIDGFGTEYSGMRWGLFFIGEYANMFFISFVIPLLFLGGYGDGSLFGALGLLGKMSFFFFFFLWTRAAWPDVRPDQLMWLCWKVLMPIAVLNILVTAIVLM, via the coding sequence ATGGAAACAGCATATTTAATTGAAACGGTTATAAAAATCGTTGTAGTTTTACTTGTCTTTTCTGCACTTGCAGGTATAGGAACTTACTTTGAGCGTAAGATTCTTGCATTTATGCAACGGCGTCTTGGACCAATGAATGTTGGTCCTTATGGACTTCTTCAAGTTGCAGCAGATGGGGTAAAACTTTTTACAAAAGAGGATATTATCCCGACAAATGTAGTAGCGCCTATCTTTAAGATAGCACCAGTTATTACAGCTGCTACTGCATTTATGGCAGCTGCTGCAATCCCATTTTTACCATCATTTACAATTTTTGGTTACGAAGTACATCCAATAGTTGCAGATATAAATATTGGTATATTATATATTTTAGGAATTATGGGAGTTGGTCTTTACGGTCCACTTCTTGGTGGTATGGCTTCTGCGAATAAGTTTGCATTACTTTCTGCTGCTCGTGGTGCGGCTGTATTTATCTCTTATGAGGTAGTTACAGGTCTTTCAATTCTTGCACCAATTATGCTTGTTGGTTCACTTTCACTTATTGATTTTAATGAGTATCAAGCAGGTGGAATTACAGATTGGATTATTTGGACACAACCTGTTGCTTTTATATTGTTTTGGATAGCTGCTTTTGCTGAGACTGGTCGTACACCATTCCACCTTATTGCTAATGACCATGAAATTATCGATGGTTTTGGTACTGAGTATTCTGGAATGAGATGGGGACTATTTTTTATCGGTGAGTATGCAAATATGTTCTTTATATCTTTTGTAATACCTTTATTATTTTTAGGTGGATATGGAGATGGTAGCTTGTTTGGTGCATTAGGATTACTTGGAAAAATGTCATTTTTCTTCTTTTTCTTTTTATGGACAAGAGCTGCATGGCCAGATGTAAGACCAGACCAATTAATGTGGTTATGCTGGAAAGTATTAATGCCAATAGCGGTACTAAACATTTTAGTAACTGCAATAGTATTGATGTAA
- a CDS encoding NADH-quinone oxidoreductase subunit G: protein MSNNITITIDNKEVQTSEGELILNAARANDIYIPAICYLSRCSPTLACRLCLVEVDGKQAYACNAKSKDGMNITTSTENIEQERRAIMEVYDVNHPLECGVCDQSGECELQNYTLDMGVDAQHFAVKDVARTTHDWGHIQYNSGLCIVCERCSTVCKDMIGDNSLKTIPRGADALEAEYKDEMPKDAYAMWNKLNKSLIGLTNGTDVLDCTSCGECASVCPVGALVDTQFVYKSNAWELEQIPATCGHCSAGCQITYDVKHTSIDNPEKKIYRVMNEWNYVSLCGAGRYGFDYENTNVTKDEKAFTSALEAFKKADTIKFTSTITNEEAYILQTLKEKHGYKLINNEAKSFATFMKNYSEISGTKLWGSDLKSTHKSNFVISVGSALKSDNPNARYALNNSMTVNKGAGLYFHPVKDPIIEGLGKSIMTVTHAPLQEEVVLYLILDLFGDKEKLPAKVVEYLASFHSEKTITVEETIKEKVVEIVKEMKVNKETGEEEEVEVEKTKMVPKKVSKEVVVDDNSLLTLLGASDNFMEALEKNLKKKDSFAMIVGPDLYNHPNSKNLARLVALVEKCSDIALTIIPPLTNSLGVALICELDEEAGEYSIGYNTKADFTLSALGDGDLDMPAINQQEGTLTSINKRVNPTNAALEYNGYELNDIANALGMNVKNVIEYTQSLPTSVGFKTQTFDNLPNHYENDGTEVRGYVLENVKVNKSTSQNVEKLNDEKLEGTIIYLANPVRQFTDFTNKTTNLDEVAGLYMSEEFLENSEFCEGDSVRVENDNSKIILNIISDNKIAGSIAILPTFDSKLNSEALFSGYRFASASIQKV, encoded by the coding sequence ATGAGTAACAATATAACAATTACAATTGATAACAAAGAGGTTCAAACTTCAGAGGGAGAGCTTATATTAAATGCTGCTCGTGCAAATGATATATATATTCCTGCAATTTGTTATCTCTCGAGATGTAGTCCAACTCTTGCATGTAGATTATGTTTAGTTGAAGTTGATGGAAAACAAGCTTATGCTTGTAATGCAAAATCAAAAGATGGTATGAATATCACGACATCAACAGAAAATATAGAGCAAGAACGACGCGCCATAATGGAAGTTTATGATGTAAATCATCCTCTTGAATGTGGTGTTTGTGATCAGTCTGGTGAGTGTGAACTACAAAACTACACTCTAGATATGGGAGTAGATGCTCAACACTTTGCAGTTAAAGATGTGGCTAGAACTACTCATGATTGGGGACATATTCAGTATAACTCTGGTCTTTGTATCGTTTGTGAAAGATGTTCAACTGTATGTAAAGATATGATTGGTGACAACTCTCTTAAAACAATTCCAAGAGGAGCAGATGCTCTTGAGGCTGAGTATAAAGATGAGATGCCAAAAGATGCTTACGCAATGTGGAACAAACTAAATAAATCTCTTATTGGTTTAACAAATGGAACTGATGTTCTTGATTGTACTTCTTGTGGAGAGTGTGCATCTGTTTGTCCTGTTGGAGCATTAGTAGATACCCAGTTTGTATATAAATCAAATGCTTGGGAGTTAGAACAAATTCCAGCAACCTGTGGTCACTGCTCTGCTGGTTGTCAAATAACTTATGATGTTAAGCATACAAGCATAGATAACCCTGAGAAGAAAATTTATCGTGTGATGAATGAATGGAATTATGTGTCACTTTGCGGTGCTGGTAGATATGGTTTTGATTATGAAAACACAAATGTTACTAAAGATGAAAAAGCATTTACATCTGCTCTTGAAGCTTTCAAAAAAGCAGATACTATAAAGTTTACTTCAACTATTACAAATGAAGAAGCATACATACTGCAAACTCTAAAAGAGAAGCATGGTTATAAACTTATAAATAATGAAGCAAAATCTTTTGCTACATTTATGAAAAATTATAGTGAAATTAGTGGAACAAAACTTTGGGGAAGTGACTTAAAGTCTACTCATAAGTCTAACTTTGTTATATCTGTTGGATCAGCTCTTAAGAGTGATAATCCAAATGCCAGATATGCACTAAATAATTCTATGACAGTTAATAAAGGTGCTGGTTTATATTTTCATCCTGTAAAAGACCCTATCATCGAAGGTCTTGGTAAAAGTATAATGACTGTCACTCATGCTCCACTTCAAGAAGAAGTAGTCCTTTATTTAATTCTAGACTTATTTGGAGATAAAGAAAAACTACCTGCGAAAGTGGTTGAGTATTTAGCATCGTTTCATTCTGAAAAAACTATAACAGTTGAAGAAACTATAAAAGAAAAAGTAGTTGAGATTGTTAAAGAGATGAAAGTCAATAAAGAAACAGGGGAAGAGGAAGAAGTTGAAGTAGAAAAAACTAAAATGGTTCCTAAAAAAGTTTCTAAAGAAGTTGTTGTTGATGACAATTCTCTTTTAACACTTTTAGGTGCAAGTGATAATTTTATGGAAGCTTTAGAGAAAAATTTAAAGAAAAAAGACTCGTTTGCTATGATAGTTGGACCAGATTTATATAATCATCCAAACTCTAAAAATCTTGCAAGACTAGTTGCTCTTGTTGAAAAATGTAGTGATATAGCTTTAACAATTATACCTCCATTAACTAACTCTCTAGGTGTTGCTCTTATTTGTGAACTTGATGAGGAAGCGGGAGAATACAGTATCGGTTACAATACAAAAGCTGATTTCACATTATCGGCATTGGGTGATGGCGATTTAGATATGCCAGCCATCAATCAACAAGAAGGAACTCTTACATCAATCAACAAAAGAGTAAATCCAACAAATGCAGCACTTGAGTATAATGGGTATGAATTAAATGATATAGCAAATGCACTTGGAATGAACGTAAAAAATGTAATTGAGTATACACAATCTCTTCCAACAAGTGTTGGTTTTAAAACTCAAACTTTTGATAATCTTCCTAATCATTATGAAAATGATGGCACAGAAGTTAGAGGTTATGTTTTAGAAAATGTAAAAGTTAACAAAAGTACAAGTCAAAATGTAGAAAAATTAAATGATGAAAAACTAGAAGGTACTATTATCTATCTAGCAAATCCTGTGAGACAATTTACTGATTTTACAAATAAGACTACAAATCTTGATGAAGTTGCGGGTCTTTATATGAGTGAAGAGTTTTTGGAAAATTCAGAATTCTGTGAAGGGGATAGTGTAAGAGTTGAAAATGATAATTCTAAAATTATTCTTAATATTATTAGTGATAATAAAATAGCTGGTAGTATTGCAATACTACCAACATTTGATTCTAAACTAAATTCAGAGGCATTGTTTAGCGGTTATCGCTTTGCATCAGCTTCGATACAAAAGGTGTAA
- a CDS encoding 2Fe-2S iron-sulfur cluster-binding protein, with the protein MINFKINGNSVVAKQGESILQVARREDIYIPTMCYLTKTTPNASCRMCVVEAKNVDGFILSCNTNPTEGSEFTTDSDALYKERQNIMKLYNVNHPLQCGVCDKSGECDLQNKTLEFDIGVQDFGVRDIARKKKKWGVHTYDPALCILCEKCTSTCNEIVGVEALYILAGGYKSRIEINMANCIECGECVSVCPVGAMASTNFKYTSNAWELDKIPSSCSHCSSACSLYYESKDGDIKRVTNEADFTALCGAGRFGFDYENRVESKDNIAFNKAVEAFSNAKNVEFTSNITNEEAYLLNLLKKKLGFNLVNEEARSFQEFMSSFADMANTSLYNATLDDLKKSDFVISVGSSLQSDNPILKFALSQAVGNNKAYISSIHPVEEKDVANMVSLFIKNEVGSEEAALAMIADVFVEDKSTQEEFFDSLDIGYLSGESNISEEELDTLKSNYARKNNPILIIGEDIINHPRAKNIALIAAYIQKNTAFKIMVIPPVTNTLGVSLICDLDKKENGSTLGYNVKADFSLKAKGDGDLDMPALNQQEGTFVNIDKDLVILNAGAFYNGYELNDIASALGVKTQNIIDYTSKLGFKEIEFDNLDNYYDNSGTAYRGYKIEPKTNRKKPKIEEVEELGEFNGSVVYARNPLDQFSEFTKNCKQIIEKEDLLGSKQFALCSKIKSGDNVKFSIDGVEFVRRFKVDKYMKGTIAYNPIFSMDSKTSNYRYNQVKIEVINE; encoded by the coding sequence ATGATAAATTTTAAAATCAATGGCAATTCTGTTGTGGCTAAACAAGGAGAAAGCATACTTCAAGTTGCGCGTCGTGAAGATATATATATCCCTACCATGTGTTATCTTACTAAAACAACTCCTAATGCATCTTGTAGAATGTGTGTTGTTGAGGCAAAAAATGTAGATGGATTTATATTAAGCTGTAATACTAATCCGACTGAAGGTTCGGAATTTACAACAGATTCAGATGCTTTGTATAAAGAAAGACAAAACATTATGAAACTTTATAATGTAAACCATCCTTTACAGTGTGGCGTATGCGATAAAAGTGGAGAGTGTGATTTACAAAACAAAACTTTAGAGTTTGATATAGGCGTTCAGGATTTTGGAGTTCGTGACATAGCTAGAAAAAAGAAGAAATGGGGAGTTCATACTTACGACCCTGCTCTTTGTATCTTATGTGAAAAATGTACTTCTACCTGTAATGAAATTGTAGGAGTTGAAGCTCTTTACATTTTAGCAGGTGGTTATAAATCTCGCATAGAGATAAATATGGCAAATTGTATCGAGTGTGGAGAGTGTGTCTCTGTTTGCCCTGTTGGGGCTATGGCATCTACTAATTTCAAATACACATCAAATGCTTGGGAATTAGATAAAATCCCTTCAAGTTGTTCGCACTGTTCAAGTGCTTGTTCATTATATTATGAATCAAAGGATGGAGATATCAAAAGAGTTACAAACGAGGCAGATTTTACAGCTCTGTGTGGAGCGGGAAGATTTGGATTTGATTATGAAAACAGAGTTGAATCAAAAGACAATATAGCATTTAACAAAGCGGTTGAGGCTTTTTCAAATGCTAAAAATGTAGAGTTTACTTCAAATATTACGAATGAAGAAGCATATTTACTAAACCTTTTGAAGAAAAAACTTGGGTTTAATCTTGTTAATGAAGAAGCTAGAAGCTTTCAAGAGTTTATGAGTAGTTTTGCAGACATGGCAAATACTTCTCTTTATAATGCAACTCTTGATGATTTAAAGAAAAGTGATTTTGTTATAAGTGTTGGAAGTTCACTTCAAAGTGATAACCCTATCTTAAAATTTGCATTATCTCAAGCAGTTGGAAATAACAAGGCTTATATATCTTCTATTCATCCTGTTGAAGAAAAAGATGTTGCAAATATGGTTTCACTTTTCATTAAGAATGAAGTGGGAAGTGAAGAAGCGGCTTTAGCAATGATAGCTGATGTTTTTGTAGAAGATAAGTCAACTCAAGAAGAGTTTTTTGATTCTCTTGATATTGGGTATCTTAGCGGAGAAAGTAATATTTCTGAAGAAGAATTAGATACTTTAAAAAGCAATTATGCAAGAAAAAATAATCCTATCCTTATTATAGGTGAAGATATTATAAATCATCCAAGAGCAAAAAACATAGCATTAATAGCAGCATATATCCAAAAAAATACTGCTTTTAAAATTATGGTAATTCCTCCTGTTACAAATACTTTAGGTGTTAGTCTGATTTGTGATTTAGACAAAAAAGAAAATGGTTCTACTCTAGGTTATAATGTGAAAGCAGATTTTTCTTTAAAAGCAAAAGGTGATGGAGATTTAGATATGCCTGCTTTAAATCAGCAAGAAGGTACCTTTGTAAATATTGATAAAGATTTAGTTATTTTAAATGCTGGTGCATTTTATAATGGATATGAGTTAAACGACATAGCATCTGCCCTTGGCGTAAAAACTCAAAATATTATCGATTATACTTCAAAACTTGGCTTTAAAGAGATTGAGTTTGATAATCTTGATAACTATTATGATAATAGTGGTACAGCATATAGAGGTTATAAAATTGAGCCAAAAACAAATAGAAAAAAGCCAAAAATAGAAGAAGTTGAAGAGTTAGGTGAGTTTAACGGAAGTGTAGTTTATGCTAGAAATCCATTAGACCAGTTTAGTGAGTTTACAAAAAATTGTAAGCAAATTATTGAAAAAGAAGACCTTCTTGGTTCGAAACAGTTTGCACTTTGTTCAAAAATCAAATCAGGAGATAATGTGAAGTTTAGCATTGATGGAGTTGAGTTCGTTAGACGCTTTAAAGTGGATAAGTATATGAAAGGCACTATTGCTTACAATCCAATTTTTAGCATGGATTCGAAAACTTCAAATTATAGATACAATCAAGTTAAAATAGAGGTTATAAATGAGTAA
- a CDS encoding FAD-dependent oxidoreductase gives MSKVYFSTWKGELINNIGKPQEEWKESAYNLPAIYDDHRDSKAFIGWDGVALFKEDVDVIRLAMEYAAQYQEYSEACGRCAPGRWGGRILYDQLDKIARGEGSIADMEHLKEIGKSMQLTSKCEIGKTVPNPIIDLMTHFEDEFMDCINNQKASKHYTQEVSYIAKITAPCTDMCPSHVDIPAYIEGVRDLRFYDSLAATRKTMPLAHVCGRVCPHPCEDACRRTNLDEPISIMELKRLGADWESDHGLGFYHPMEKKKKPMGKKVSVIGSGPAGLTTAYYLAAQGVEVDVYEELPVLGGEVAVGVPEYRMPIDKYNQDIECVRDMGVNFILNSKVTADDMRRFETEYDAIMVATGTRISKKVRCDNEKEDVEGYWSAIEMLDQVNLWDKYGIGEAVDLTGKTVVCVGGGFTSMDVVRCAIRANAKKVYMIYRRDEKTIIKNTTYEEYHEAVEEGVEFLFHSAVNKMNDENNILKSLDVDKYELVPDPNGGRAQLVKVEGASYSIETDFIIPAVSQSADLELLPPEWEIGMTSWGTIKTNGKDYMTTRKGVFASGDCEYGPMTIVNAVGQAKRGTSVMLRYLQSGEISLNDDEIMEDHLRSLRVYDKDEKITGWLPGIPRQKSEVLDVDNRKDNNKEVNFGFTQEQAITEANRCMRCYYIAMVAT, from the coding sequence TTGAGTAAAGTATATTTTTCTACTTGGAAAGGGGAGCTGATAAACAATATTGGTAAACCTCAAGAAGAGTGGAAAGAATCAGCATATAATCTACCAGCAATATACGATGACCACCGTGATTCTAAAGCCTTTATAGGTTGGGATGGTGTTGCATTATTTAAAGAAGATGTAGATGTTATTCGTTTAGCTATGGAGTATGCTGCTCAGTATCAAGAGTATTCAGAAGCTTGTGGAAGATGCGCACCTGGAAGATGGGGCGGAAGAATTCTTTATGACCAACTCGATAAGATTGCTCGTGGAGAAGGCTCTATTGCTGATATGGAGCATTTAAAAGAGATTGGTAAGTCTATGCAACTTACTTCAAAATGTGAGATTGGAAAGACTGTTCCAAATCCAATTATTGATTTAATGACACATTTTGAAGATGAGTTTATGGATTGCATCAATAATCAAAAAGCATCTAAACATTACACCCAAGAAGTTAGTTATATAGCTAAAATAACTGCTCCATGTACTGATATGTGTCCATCTCATGTAGATATTCCAGCATATATAGAAGGTGTAAGAGATTTACGATTTTATGACTCTTTAGCTGCTACTCGTAAAACCATGCCTCTTGCTCATGTTTGTGGTCGTGTTTGTCCTCACCCTTGTGAAGATGCTTGTCGTCGAACCAATCTTGATGAGCCTATATCTATTATGGAACTTAAACGATTAGGTGCTGATTGGGAGAGCGATCATGGTCTTGGTTTTTATCATCCAATGGAGAAAAAGAAAAAGCCTATGGGCAAAAAAGTTTCTGTTATAGGCTCTGGTCCTGCTGGTTTAACTACTGCTTACTATCTTGCTGCCCAGGGAGTGGAAGTTGATGTTTATGAAGAACTTCCTGTCCTTGGGGGAGAAGTTGCAGTAGGTGTTCCAGAGTACAGAATGCCAATAGATAAATATAACCAAGATATAGAGTGTGTTAGAGATATGGGTGTTAATTTTATACTTAACTCTAAAGTCACAGCAGATGATATGAGAAGATTTGAAACAGAATATGACGCTATTATGGTTGCAACAGGAACAAGAATAAGTAAAAAAGTTCGTTGTGATAATGAGAAAGAAGATGTTGAAGGTTATTGGTCAGCTATAGAGATGCTTGACCAAGTTAATCTTTGGGATAAATATGGCATCGGAGAAGCAGTTGATTTAACAGGTAAAACTGTTGTGTGTGTTGGTGGGGGTTTCACATCGATGGATGTTGTTCGTTGTGCCATTCGTGCTAATGCTAAAAAAGTTTATATGATTTATCGTCGTGATGAAAAGACAATTATAAAAAATACAACCTATGAAGAGTATCATGAAGCTGTTGAAGAAGGAGTGGAATTTCTTTTTCATTCAGCAGTAAATAAAATGAATGATGAAAATAATATCTTAAAATCACTTGATGTTGATAAATATGAGTTAGTGCCAGACCCAAATGGTGGTCGCGCACAACTTGTAAAAGTTGAAGGTGCTTCTTATAGTATTGAAACAGACTTTATAATTCCAGCAGTTTCTCAATCAGCAGATTTAGAATTACTTCCTCCAGAATGGGAAATAGGTATGACCTCATGGGGAACTATTAAGACAAATGGAAAAGACTATATGACAACTCGCAAAGGTGTTTTTGCTAGTGGAGATTGTGAATATGGTCCTATGACAATTGTTAACGCCGTTGGTCAAGCAAAGCGTGGAACATCAGTAATGCTTCGATATCTTCAAAGTGGAGAAATAAGTCTAAATGATGATGAGATTATGGAAGACCATTTAAGAAGTCTACGCGTTTATGATAAAGATGAAAAAATTACAGGTTGGTTACCAGGTATTCCTAGACAAAAGAGTGAAGTTTTAGATGTTGATAATAGAAAAGACAATAACAAAGAAGTCAATTTTGGTTTCACTCAAGAACAAGCTATAACGGAAGCAAATCGCTGTATGAGATGTTATTACATAGCAATGGTTGCAACATGA
- a CDS encoding NADH-ubiquinone oxidoreductase subunit E family protein yields MKRYDLRHLKKEFEPRMKELLAQHKEGEVAIFLFEIGNFTPIQKSADLVKECGYELMNSLKFNEVDWTIVVKKG; encoded by the coding sequence ATGAAAAGATATGATTTAAGACATTTAAAAAAAGAGTTTGAACCTCGTATGAAAGAACTTTTAGCCCAACATAAAGAGGGTGAAGTTGCAATCTTTTTGTTTGAAATAGGTAACTTTACACCTATTCAAAAGTCTGCTGATCTTGTAAAAGAGTGTGGCTATGAGCTTATGAACTCTTTAAAGTTTAACGAAGTCGATTGGACTATCGTAGTGAAAAAAGGCTAG
- the nuoD gene encoding NADH dehydrogenase (quinone) subunit D — protein sequence MAQIKNRLTPFFENITFDRDDNELILNFGPQHPSAHGQLRLMLHLQQEQIVKAHPDVGYLHRGMEKMAENMIYNEFMPTTDRMDYIASSSNNYGFALAVEKLIGLEVPRRAKVIRMMLLEINRLMSHLFWLATTALDIGAMTVFLFAFREREYLMDIIEGYCGARLTHSAIRIGGVPLDIQDTFISQLKTFLDELPQNIKDYEDLLDTNRIWLMRMEDVGVISKEMSHSWGCTGPMLRASGTPWDIRKEEPYELYDEVEFNVPWSDKGDNFARYRIYMEEMRETAKILYQCMDMYAKCVEDGQTELMAHSPKYISASKMDIMTQNYSLMQHFVLVTQGMRPPVGEVYVATESPKGELGFFINSQGGPYPYRLKLRAPSFWHTGILTDLLPGHYIPDVVSIIGTTNIVFGEVDR from the coding sequence ATGGCACAAATAAAAAATAGATTAACACCGTTTTTTGAGAATATTACTTTTGATAGAGATGATAATGAACTTATCTTAAACTTTGGTCCTCAGCATCCATCTGCTCACGGTCAATTACGCTTAATGCTTCATTTACAACAAGAACAAATCGTAAAAGCTCATCCAGATGTTGGATACCTTCATCGTGGAATGGAAAAAATGGCTGAGAACATGATATATAACGAGTTCATGCCAACAACAGACAGAATGGACTATATCGCTTCTTCTTCAAATAACTATGGTTTTGCACTAGCTGTTGAAAAATTAATTGGTTTAGAAGTTCCTCGTCGTGCAAAAGTTATCAGAATGATGCTTTTAGAGATAAATCGTTTGATGAGTCACTTATTCTGGTTGGCGACAACCGCACTTGATATTGGAGCTATGACAGTCTTCCTTTTCGCATTTCGTGAAAGAGAATATTTGATGGATATAATCGAGGGATATTGTGGAGCTAGACTTACTCATTCGGCAATCCGCATAGGTGGAGTTCCTTTAGATATTCAAGATACATTTATCTCTCAACTAAAGACTTTTTTAGATGAACTTCCTCAAAATATTAAAGATTATGAAGACCTTCTTGACACTAACCGTATTTGGCTTATGAGAATGGAAGATGTTGGAGTTATTTCTAAAGAGATGTCACACTCATGGGGTTGTACAGGTCCAATGCTTAGAGCATCTGGAACTCCTTGGGATATTCGTAAAGAAGAGCCTTATGAGTTGTATGATGAAGTAGAATTTAATGTTCCTTGGTCTGACAAAGGCGATAACTTTGCAAGATATCGTATTTATATGGAAGAGATGCGTGAAACTGCTAAGATTCTTTACCAATGTATGGATATGTATGCTAAGTGTGTTGAAGATGGACAAACTGAATTAATGGCTCATTCTCCAAAATATATATCAGCATCTAAGATGGATATTATGACTCAAAACTACTCTTTGATGCAACATTTCGTTTTAGTAACACAAGGTATGCGTCCTCCAGTTGGAGAAGTATATGTAGCAACTGAATCACCAAAAGGTGAGCTTGGCTTCTTTATAAATTCTCAAGGCGGACCTTATCCTTATAGACTAAAACTTCGTGCTCCATCTTTTTGGCATACAGGTATTTTAACTGACCTTTTACCAGGTCACTATATTCCAGATGTTGTTTCTATTATTGGTACAACAAACATAGTTTTTGGAGAGGTTGATCGATAA